NNNNNNNNNNNNNNNNNNNNNNNNNNNNNNNNNNNNNNNNNNNNNNNNNNNNNNNNNNNNNNNNNNNNNNNNNNNNNNNNNNNNNNNNNNNNNNNNNNNNNNNNNNNNNNNNNNNNNNNNNNNNNNNNNNNNNNNNNNNNNNNNNNNNNNNNNNNNNNNNNNNNNNNNNNNNNNNNNNNNNNNNNNNNNNNNNNNNNNNNNNNNNNNNNNNNNNNNNNNNNNNNNNNNNNNNNNNNNNNNNNNNNNNNNNNNNNNNNNNNNNNNNNNNNNNNNNNNNNNNNNNNNNNNNNNNNNNNNNNNNNNNNNNNNNNNNNNNNNNNNNNNNNNNNNNNNNNNNNNNNNNNNNNNNNNNNNNNNNNNNNNNNNNNNNNNNNNNNNNNNNNNNNNNNNNNNNNNNNNNNNNNNNNNNNNNNNNNNNNNNNNNNNNNNNNNNNNNNNNNNNNNNNNNNNNNNNNNNNNNNNNNNNNNNNNNNNNNNNNNNNNNNNNNNNNNNNNNNNNNNNNNNNNNNNNNNNNNNNNNNNNNNNNNNNNNNNNNNNNNNNNNNNNNNNNNNNNNNNNNNNNNNNNNNNNNNNNNNNNNNNNNNNNNNNNNNNNNNNNNNNNNNNNNNNNNNNNNNNNNNNNNNNNNNNNNNNNNNNNNNNNNNNNNNNNNNNNNNNNNNNNNNNNNNNNNNNNNNNNNNNNNNNNNNNNNNNNNNNNNNNNNNNNNNNNNNNNNNNNNNNNNNNNNNNNNNNNNNNNNNNNNNNNNNNNNNNNNNNNNNNNNNNNNNNNNNNNNNNNNNNNNNNNNNNNNNNNNNNNNNNNNNNNNNNNNNNNNNNNNNNNNNNNNNNNNNNNNNNNNNNNNNNNNNNNNNNNNNNNNNNNNNNNNNNNNNNNNNNNNNNNNNNNNNNNNNNNNNNNNNNNNNNNNNNNNNNNNNNNNNNNNNNNNNNNNNNNNNNNNNNNNNNNNNNNNNNNNNNNNNNNNNNNNNNNNNNNNNNNNNNNNNNNNNNNNNNNNNNNNNNNNNNNNNNNNNNNNNNNNNNNNNNNNNNNNNNNNNNNNNNNNNNNNNNNNNNNNNNNNNNNNNNNNNNNNNNNNNNNNNNNNNNNNNNNNNNNNNNNNNNNNNNNNNNNNNNNNNNNNNNNNNNNNNNNNNNNNNNNNNNNNNNNNNNNNNNNNNNNNNNNNNNNNNNNNNNNNNNNNNNNNNNNNNNNNNNNNNNNNNNNNNNNNNNNNNNNNNNNNNNNNNNNNNNNNNNNNNNNNNNNNNNNNNNNNNNNNNNNNNNNNNNNNNNNNNNNNNNNNNNNNNNNNNNNNNNNNNNNNNNNNNNNNNNNNNNNNNNNNNNNNNNNNNNNNNNNNNNNNNNNNNNNNNNNNNNNNNNNNNNNNNNNNNNNNNNNNNNNNNNNNNNNNNNNNNNNNNNNNNNNNNNNNNNNNNNNNNNNNNNNNNNNNNNNNNNNNNNNNNNNNNNNNNNNNNNNNNNNNNNNNNNNNNNNNNNNNNNNNNNNNNNNNNNNNNNNNNNNNNNNNNNNNNNNNNNNNNNNNNNNNNNNNNNNNNNNNNNNNNNNNNNNNNNNNNNNNNNNNNNNNNNNNNNNNNNNNNNNNNNNNNNNNNNNNNNNNNNNNNNNNNNNNNNNNNNNNNNNNNNNNNNNNNNNNNNNNNNNNNNNNNNNNNNNNNNNNNNNNNNNNNNNNNNNNNNNNNNNNNNNNNNNNNNNNNNNNNNNNNNNNNNNNNNNNNNNNNNNNNNNNNNNNNNNNNNNNNNNNNNNNNNNNNNNNNNNNNNNNNNNNNNNNNNNNNNNNNNNNNNNNNNNNNNNNNNNNNNNNNNNNNNNNNNNNNNNNNNNNNNNNNNNNNNNNNNNNNNNNNNNNNNNNNNNNNNNNNNNNNNNNNNNNNNNNNNNNNNNNNNNNNNNNNNNNNNNNNNNNNNNNNNNNNNNNNNNNNNNNNNNNNNNNNNNNNNNNNNNNNNNNNNNNNNNNNNNNNNNNNNNNNNNNNNNNNNNNNNNNNNNNNNNNNNNNNNNNNNNNNNNNNNNNNNNNNNNNNNNNNNNNNNNNNNNNNNNNNNNNNNNNNNNNNNNNNNNNNNNNNNNNNNNNNNNNNNNNNNNNNNNNNNNNNNNNNNNNNNNNNNNNNNNNNNNNNNNNNNNNNNNNNNNNNNNNNNNNNNNNNNNNNNNNNNNNNNNNNNNNNNNNNNNNNNNNNNNNNNNNNNNNNNNNNNNNNNNNNNNNNNNNNNNNNNNNNNNNNNNNNNNNNNNNNNNNNNNNNNNNNNNNNNNNNNNNNNNNNNNNNNNNNNNNNNNNNNNNNNNNNNNNNNNNNNNNNNNNNNNNNNNNNNNNNNNNNNNNNNNNNNNNNNNNNNNNNNNNNNNNNNNNNNNNNNNNNNNNNNNNNNNNNNNNNNNNNNNNNNNNNNNNNNNNNNNNNNNNNNNNNNNNNNNNNNNNNNNNNNNNNNNNNNNNNNNNNNNNNNNAAAAAAAATCCATACTTACTGGGTTCACGTGCAATGGAAAACAAATCTCAGTACTTGATCTCGTATGCTCCAAACTGGCCTGTAATGCTCTCAAGAACAGGTCAATTCGCTAGTTAAAGGCAGAATAAAACCTGAGAGTCACAAAGACAACTTTGAGTCCTAGCTATTGCTTGATAAAGGAGCATGGATGGAGTGGTAGGGGagaatgggggcagggaggtgtTGAGACAGGAGTTCATGTGCCTAGGAAAGCCTTGTGCTCATCCTacatatagctgaggatgacctggaacttgtgatTCTTTTGCCTCCAGTCGCATTACACATGTTGGCCACTGTTTCCATAAAGTCTCAGTTCTTGACACCCATCCTCTCTGTGCTGCTTCTATCAATGTGACACACACCTGACCCACCGGAAAAGCATCAGGCCGGCCTGTGGAAAGACTgtggatattttcttgattactgattgatgtgggagggcctgcctactgtggatggtgccacttTTTGGCATTGGCCCTGAATggaataagaaagcaaactgaagtagatatggtggtacacacctttaatctcagcacataggagacagatgcaggtggaCTTCTTTGAGatcaaagtcagcctgatctacatagagagctccaggacagccagggctctgtagaaggactctgcctcaaacaaacaaacaaacaaggtggaCTTCTTTGAGatcaaagtcagcctgatctacatagagagctccaggaaagccagggctctgtagaaggactctgcctcaaacaaacaaacaaacaaagaaaaaaatcaagcaaacaagaAAGCAGGTTCTGGAAGCCATGGGCACAAGTCAGTGGGCAGTCTTTCTTCATGGTTGTCGTCTGCCTGACTTCCATCTATAACAGACTGTGATGGGGCTAGGTAAGCCAAATAAGCTCTTCCTTCCCACACTGCTGTGATCATGGAGCTTATCACAGCATAAGAAACTGAACTAGAACAACCTTAAACTACTGGCTTGTTAAACAGAATGATGCAGCAGGATATGAGGGGACAGGGGcctgagacacacacatgctgtgtCTCGGCACTCCTGATGCTCTTACAAAGACAGGACTTTCCTGTTCTCCATGTGTGAGACAACCCCACGCAGCCTCCTGCTTAATCCTGCATAGGGCATTAAGCGAAAAGGAAACTAGTCAGTCCCGGGGAGTCCCAAACTTTTGATTCAAGGGGGGCGTTTTTGTCACAGTTCTCTCTTCAACTCGGAGTCCTGGGCTACAGAAACGCTGACACCCTAACGTCTGCAATTAGTTCAAGTATCTTTGGTGTTTATGACCAGGCTCCTCTATATTTCTGCTTATGCAAGGAAATTTCTCTCtcccataagaaaaaaaaacaaagtaaaaattttctttttcatggattataaaacttcattttttagCTTTTGggtaaaaaggtaaaaataaattaataaatacataaaatgggGCAAGAATAAAACTTAATGTTGGACTGCTTCCCAAGTGCGTGCAAAGCACtaaatttgatccctagcacaATCAGTGAACTACTCAATCACCTGAAAGAAATATACACAAGGATATTAATACGTAAGCGGATTCCCTCCCTCTGCCAATAACCAGGAAGGTGTGTATGTATCAACTGAGTTCAGACTATAATTACCTTCTTCTTTGGTTCTTCTCCAGCCACTTATAAAACACTCTGTGTTTTGGTCCAGTTTTTGGAAAACACCAAAAGGTAGGCAAATAGGCTGAATAAAGTCATTATAACTCACAGCTTTCCTTAGACGGAACAGCACGATATCATTTACGAACGTTTCCAGAATGAAGTCTGGTCGGGTGATGGTTGCTACTACTTGAGTATTCCTGATGTGGGAGCGGCGCCGGGAGAGGTCATTGGTTCCAATCACTGCTCTCCACTTGAGAGGGTCGCTGAAAGAAAGCAGATGTCCTTATTACAGACAGGCTCACTGCAACTCTTTCCCTTGATTTTCCACTAGATTGGGGTTCTTTATATTGGCCTGATAACTAAGTTTTAAGTGTTTTTCCAAGTGacataagtataaaataaaagcacaaatgtCACAATGCAGCACAGAGGAGAAAGCTGAGCGGGATCAGAACACAAGAACTCTGTGGCTGACCAGGACAGTATCTCTTATTAGCAGACAGATGCCTGGATTACTCAACATATGGTTTTGAGACAGCAAGctgtttggaaagaaaacaaagtccctGAAACAGCACAAACCACCAAAGTAaactccaaatggattaaaaacttaGAACTCTATTAAATCAAGAGTTGCTGTCTTCAAGAGACAGGCAGGTGACAGACCTGGGATTTGCCTTCAAATAACCGTACAGCAAGGCGAGGGATTCAGCTCTGCAGAGTTCGGGCTCAGTACACATAAGGCACAGATGGGAGGGGCATGAGGGGACACAGGAGTGAATACATGATACACATGTATGAGAATGAAGTTATGTGAGATTAATACATaccaataaaaatcattaaaaaggtAAGTTTAATACTTGAAGCTGTGTGATAAGCACATGGAAAAACATTTCCTCtgcttttatactttttaaaaaatttattttacatgttatgagtattttgcattatatatgtttgtgcaccacatatgtgcccAATGCCCAAGAATGCcagaagaagctgggcagtggctgTGCAAATCTtcagtcccagtacttgggaggcagaagcaggcagatctctgaatccaaggccagcatggtatagaatgagttccaggacagccaggactacacaggaaaATCATGTTTAATAAAGTGCCAAAAGAGGAAATCAGATTCCCTGAATGGGGAATTAGAAGTAATTGTATAGTTGTTAGGGGCCaggtgggtgctagaaatcaaacccaggtcctctggaagagcagacagtgcttttaaccaccaatCCATTTCTTGAAcccctaattttaaaaaatatactaatACTAGAATAAAGCATTTGGATTTTAGAATTATAATTGAGAAAAGTTTTTTATAGAAAAGCAATTTATTCTATTATAAGCACTTACACAGTTAGTCATGGAGAGTAGTAACAGGCCTGATGGTGAGACAGGTCAACCAAAATGGAGATGGCTTCAAACTATAGTGGTCAAGAACTAACTCCTAAAAaagcaactcttatcaaggattaatttaattttaaaaacNNNNNNNNNNNNNNNNNNNNNNNNNNNNNNNNNNNNNNNNNNNNNNNNNNNNNNNNNNNNNNNNNNNNNNNNNNNNNNNNNNNNNNNNNNNNNNNNNNNNNNNNNNNNNNNNNNNNNNNNNNNNNNNNNNNNNNNNNNNNNNNNNNNNNNNNNNNNNNNNNNNNNNNNNNNNNNNNNNNNNNNNNNNNNNNNNNNNNNNNNNNNNNNNNNNNNNNNNNNNNNNNNNNNNNNNNNNNNNNNNNNNNNNNNNNNNNNNNNNNNNNNNNNNNNNNNNNNNNNNNNNNNNNNNNNNNNNNNNNNNNNNNNNNNNNNNNNNNNNNNNNNNTTTTCATATTCTCAAGAAAGTGACTAGAGTGGATAAGGAATAAGTGAAGTAGGTGTTCAAGCCAGGAGTATAAATATTGCAAGCTGTCATCTTacaatatttatagaaaataatcacacacaatgCCCCATTTCTGAAGCCACCTCAGACCTAGGTTTGTTACTAGAAAATTCctgcagaaaaatttaaatataagtcTGTGGCTTTGTTGAATTAAGCCCCCCAGTTAAAGATTTAGAAAACACCCATGGATTGGGCTAATAGTATTGTTGATGGCACTTATTGCAGCCGGATAGCTGAACAAAGTCTGTGTCTCAAACCAATGTTCAATCCATCTCAGGgttcagaagaaaacaatggGAGTCTAAATCACAAGTGCAGACATGTCTAGAATCCACACTTCCTTCAGGGTCTTCATCATTGTAAATGTTCTCTTCCATCTGCCACACTTGCATGATATTGTCTTCTGATACAGAACAAATCACCCAAGGTTCATTGGGATTCCAGGAGAAATCAGATATCTTGGCAGTGTGACCACCATGAATAAACAGCAGCTCTGGTGGGCCATCTTCTGCATCTTCAGGGGACTGTTCTTCTCCAATTTTACTTAAATCCCACAATTCAACCTACAATCAGTACCGCTAGAAGCCAAAATAGTCTCATTGTGAGGTGACCACTGAACTTGGAATATTTCATCCTTATGTGATTCAAAGGAATGCAACTTGAGTTTCAGATTTCTCAGATCCCACAAGGCAACAGTCTTGTCAGCTGATCCTGTGGCAAGAATGAACTCACTGTAAGGATTGAAAGACAGGCAGTTCACTTCAGCAGTGTGAGCATCGACTGAGTGGCTTGGCTTGGAAGTATTGTTTGAACGAGTATCCCAAATCATAAGTTTCTGGTCATCAGCAACTGACCCAAACAGAGACTCGTGGAGCAGATGCCAGGAAACGTCCTCTACTACTGCTGTATGCCCCATGAAGATGGTCGTTGCATCCaccacttttccttcctttggaacTGCACTGATGTCCCATAGGCAGATGGTATGGTCATCTGAAGCACTGAGTAAGTGCCCGCTGAGATTTGGATTCCAAGAAAGACCATAACCTTCCTTCTGATGTCCGCAGAGACGCAAATCTGGGTTGCACTCTCCAGAAGGGTCTGGTTTAGAAGGATGCTTTGTGTAGTCAAAAACAAGCACATCACTGGATGGAGTCTTTGTTGCAATGATGCAAGGGTTCTGGGGCATGTACCGAGCTCTGTTTACTTCTCCTTCATGGCTGATCTtgatttctatttcaattttcccaCTGACAGAGCCAAAACCTCCAAATTCTCCTTTCTCACTGTCATAGTGTGAAGCATCAAACTGAGCATCATCATTAGGGAGCTGCACACTGGCTATCACCAGGTGGTTTTGTTCATCCGATGTGTGTGTTCCCAGGACAAGTCGATGAATGCTGAAATCTTTCCCCTCAGGCCTGGTAACATCTGGAAGCCACTGGGCAGTTAAACTGGGCCACTCCAGTTCATGGGTCATCACCAAATCATAAAGAAAAGGGgtgtttttcttccatattttgtaCTCCTCGTTGATCACACATTCTTCCACCGCGTCATCAAAGGCAGCTTCCTTGTCAGCCATGGCGgtaggagagcagggaggggctgggggggATCCCGGGGTCGTGCGTTGCAGGAGGGACGGGGAGGCAACCTATAATTgagaaaattaaaccaaaaagTAAACAGATAAATACACAGCACTGCCAtaagaaaggttttgttttctgagacagttttaCCATGTTTATTAATTGCTTGTCTCACTGCTAGGATAAAATACTCCAGTAAGAGGAGCATAGTGGAGAAGGCTTGCTCTCGGGCACAGTCCTAGGGTACAGTCCATCGTGGCAGGAAGGCATGGAGGTGGGGCTTCAGGTGGCCACACATTGTATCAGGAAACAGAGGGCGATAAACACTAGTGCCTAGCTCctattctcctttttattcagtctaagAAAGGTGCCTCCTTCAGTTGGGGGGGGGCTCACCTAAATTAATCTATTCTAGATAATTTCTGACAGGCATGTCCAGAGGCATGACTTTATGCCCTaagtgtaaaagaaaataattagataaatgagaaatgagagaaagaaaaactaaacccTAATGGTCTGCTGTTGAATAATCCTGTACACAGTGTAACATGGCGGACCTGCTTGTTGGGGCTTttgtcctgcccagaccacatattgtttataaatgtgctTTTACAtctaaagggggatatgatatagatatgaataactTCCATTTGTATACATTTGGctttagtgatataaatttaaggtcaatctggttatatgtacatttctgctcttgattaaggtattgtgattgcgtagtttatttaaaaatgtaaaattaggaaatatcggttgttaatggataatcatcaataatagtcaagcttgcagtcatgttagctagattttctagatatatagagatatatttcagttagataggctttcttcatatctttcagagactacagaaaatggcattttaaatgctttaataacttagggcttttcatgacagtgagacacatctgctcctggcagcaccagctacttcaagaggaagatgggcatcaaagaggctccttatggagtttggtagccatttgggcaaaaactgctcttgcctggactgttgcataaactggacactaagaacccacagagagaggactgctgaactttcctaaaggtgagatgatccttcagggttcctgattcatgaaagagtctgtgagacattctacaggacacagaaaaaaaaagtgactgaactgcctttgaaatttcctgcttcatggaaatgtctgcatgatactatgggcctgtaggcggaagatggatgccccaacagtacagaaaaactttgggtgactgtccaggcagcaagatgtctctgtcatttctagagttttggaagctgcttaaatgtacttcctgtttccttaggtaatattatatccttttggagtctttgatggagttgaagaatagatagatagttatagttttcctttgttacaataaaagataaaatagatctaaatatagtaactgtaattcttgcttgatacctattatatgtaattttattatgttaaagccttcctttttgtttaaacagaaaaggggaaatggtgtagaaggtccttttgtatttgtgttgctttcattggttattaaagaaacttccttggcctagtatagggcagaacttagataggcagagaagacagaactgtattCTGGGAGGAATAAAGCAGCAGATAGAGcccagatgccatggctctcctgcccgagacagatgctggttagactcatgccagtaagccacagtcaagtggtgatacacattaatggagatgggttaaactaatatgtgagagttagccaataagaggctagagcttatgggccaagcagtaatttgattaatacaatttccgtgtgattatttcgggtataagctagccaggctgctgggacgaaaagcaggcccacaaCCTCCTGTTACAACACTGTAAATACATATTATTCTCATAAAGAAGCTAATTGGCCTATATCAAGGCaagataaagttaggcaggacaATCAACCTGTGGGTACTGGAAtgaagaggggcagagagagttgctgggagatgcagagagagcaagatgcCCATATCatactgagaaaggtaccaagccacatgataaagcatagataagaaatatgggttgatttaagaattagctagtaacaaatctgagctattggctgagcatttgtaactAATATTGAGTCACTGTGTTGGTTATTTGAGAAACAGCTGCAGCAcaagaaaactctgcctacaatgGTCATTTCTTCCAGGGTGAAAGCTGGCATCACAGGAAAAGCTGTGGTTCTGCCCTGTGATAGACACTGAAACCATCCTACCACACATGGCTAGAGACTGTGGCTCAGAACTGGAACACTCACCTGGCATGTGTAAGCCTTAGATTTAACCCCCAGTATCAGAAAACAGTGACCTTCTGCCTTCTGCTAGAAGTACCCATCAATATGCTTGTACAAGGAAAAGTCATTTACCCACTTTGTCCTCCAGGGGTCCTGATCCAATACATGACC
This is a stretch of genomic DNA from Microtus ochrogaster isolate Prairie Vole_2 chromosome X, MicOch1.0, whole genome shotgun sequence. It encodes these proteins:
- the LOC101998987 gene encoding LOW QUALITY PROTEIN: histone-binding protein RBBP4-like (The sequence of the model RefSeq protein was modified relative to this genomic sequence to represent the inferred CDS: inserted 2 bases in 2 codons; substituted 1 base at 1 genomic stop codon) translates to MADKEAAFDDAVEECVINEEYKIWKKNTPFLYDLVMTHELEWPSLTAQWLPDVTRPEGKDFSIHRLVLGTHTSDEQNHLVIASVQLPNDDAQFDASHYDSEKGEFGGFGSVSGKIEIEIKISHEGEVNRARYMPQNPCIIATKTPSSDVLVFDYTKHPSKPDPSGECNPDLRLCGHQKEGYGLSWNPNLSGHLLSASDDHTICLWDISAVPKEGKVVDATTIFMGHTAVVEDVSWHLLHESLFGSVADDQKLMIWDTRSNNTSKPSHSVDAHTAEVNCLSFNPYSEFILATGSADKTVALWDLRNLKLKLHSFESHKDEIFQVQWSPHNETILASSGTDCRLNXWDLSKIGEEQSPEDAEDGPPELLFIHGGHTAKISDFSWNPNEPWVICSVSEDNIMQVWQMEENIYNDEDPEGSVDSRHVCTCDXRLPLFSSEPXDGLNIGLRHRLCSAIRLQ